From a single Kitasatospora sp. NBC_00458 genomic region:
- a CDS encoding bifunctional SulP family inorganic anion transporter/carbonic anhydrase: MTLDISSAPIASDTTDHAPPGGRPRFPWAPDLSASLVVFLIAVPFSLGIALATGAPLTSGLAAAAVGGIVVGLFGGTPLQVSGPSAALTVITAGLISQYGWQATCAITLAAGLLQLLLGVRRVARTALAVSPAIVHGMLAGVGLTIAIAQLHVVLGGSPQSSALANLLALPGQLAVPHPSALAVGSVTAAVLLGWPGLRRLPGRAGEFGSRLAKVPGPLAAVAVATTLSVVLDLRLARVELPAWQPHDLVPDLPHGSPAAVLAAVLTVTAVASVESLLSAVAVDRMSHRTGDLDRELRGQGLANMISGLVGGLPIAGGAVRSTANVRAGARSRWSSVLHGVWVLAAALALTGGLRRIPLSALAALVLVVGLQMVSFAHIRKVHRHREFPVYLTTVAGVVLLGVLPGVALGAATAVVLALYRLTRAHVDVLSGPAGSFTVETHGPLTFTAVPRLSRALGGLPAGAEVAVVHDGSFLDHAAYETLHSWRTGYQAAGGRVTMTTRRLDDEVLDPDGTVRTGSSPGPHRCRAWTPWVGHHCIEQQEDPHGRLLDGVRVFQLHTAPLVRPELARLAREGQTPSELFLTCADSRMVTSMITNSGPGDLFTVRNVGNLVPAPFEPGAADDSVAAAVQYAVEVLEVRSITVCGHSGCGAMKALLDGLHERPGPPTPLARWLRNGRGSLDRLRRVPAEFTARPVVDLVEQLCITNVVQQLDQLMANPAVERRVADGRLRLVGMYFDFATAQAYVLDRASGRFGPVEALGAPAGGQVTTGPAPTGTGTTDPTGTLGTTGTPGPDTAAAASAVSTSAAGRDTPERVNEFEQVPASGTDPADATRTGGGPGLAA, encoded by the coding sequence ATGACCCTCGACATCTCCAGCGCACCCATCGCCTCCGACACCACCGACCACGCGCCACCGGGCGGACGCCCCCGCTTCCCCTGGGCGCCCGACCTCTCCGCCTCCCTCGTGGTCTTCCTGATCGCCGTGCCGTTCTCGCTCGGCATCGCCCTGGCCACCGGCGCCCCGCTGACCTCCGGCCTCGCCGCGGCAGCCGTCGGGGGCATCGTGGTCGGCCTGTTCGGCGGCACCCCCCTCCAGGTCAGCGGGCCCTCCGCCGCGCTGACCGTGATCACCGCCGGACTGATCTCCCAGTACGGCTGGCAGGCCACCTGCGCCATCACCCTCGCCGCCGGACTGCTCCAACTCCTGCTCGGGGTGCGCCGGGTGGCCCGCACCGCGCTCGCGGTCTCGCCCGCCATCGTGCACGGGATGCTGGCCGGAGTCGGCCTCACCATCGCCATCGCGCAACTGCACGTCGTCCTCGGCGGATCCCCGCAGAGCTCGGCCCTGGCCAACCTGCTCGCCCTACCGGGCCAGTTGGCCGTCCCGCACCCGTCCGCGCTGGCCGTCGGCAGCGTCACCGCGGCCGTCCTGCTCGGCTGGCCCGGACTGCGCCGGCTCCCCGGCCGGGCCGGGGAGTTCGGGAGCAGGCTCGCCAAGGTGCCCGGACCGCTGGCCGCCGTCGCCGTCGCCACCACGCTCTCCGTCGTGCTGGACCTCCGGCTCGCGCGGGTCGAACTGCCCGCCTGGCAGCCGCACGACCTCGTCCCCGACCTGCCGCACGGGTCGCCCGCCGCCGTGCTCGCCGCCGTGCTGACCGTCACGGCCGTGGCGAGCGTCGAGTCGCTGCTCTCCGCCGTCGCCGTCGACCGGATGTCCCACCGCACCGGGGACCTCGACCGCGAACTGCGCGGGCAGGGCCTCGCCAACATGATCAGCGGCCTGGTCGGCGGCCTGCCGATCGCCGGCGGCGCGGTGCGCAGCACGGCCAACGTCCGCGCCGGGGCCCGGAGTCGCTGGTCCTCGGTGCTGCACGGCGTCTGGGTGCTGGCCGCGGCGCTGGCGCTCACCGGCGGACTGCGCCGGATCCCGCTCTCGGCGCTCGCCGCACTGGTGCTGGTCGTCGGCCTGCAGATGGTGAGCTTCGCGCACATCCGCAAGGTCCACCGGCACCGCGAGTTCCCGGTCTACCTCACCACCGTGGCGGGCGTGGTGCTCCTCGGCGTGCTGCCCGGCGTCGCGCTGGGCGCGGCGACGGCCGTCGTGCTCGCGCTGTACCGGCTGACCCGCGCCCACGTGGACGTCCTGAGCGGCCCCGCCGGCTCGTTCACCGTGGAGACGCACGGGCCGCTCACCTTCACCGCCGTCCCCAGGCTGAGCCGGGCGCTCGGCGGGCTCCCGGCCGGAGCCGAGGTCGCGGTCGTCCACGACGGGTCCTTCCTCGACCACGCCGCGTACGAGACCCTGCACAGCTGGCGCACCGGGTACCAGGCCGCCGGCGGCCGGGTCACGATGACGACGCGCCGCCTGGACGACGAGGTCCTCGATCCCGACGGCACGGTCCGCACGGGCAGCTCCCCCGGCCCGCACCGCTGCCGCGCCTGGACGCCCTGGGTCGGCCACCACTGCATCGAACAGCAGGAGGACCCGCACGGCCGGCTGCTGGACGGGGTCCGGGTGTTCCAGCTGCACACCGCCCCGCTGGTCCGGCCCGAACTCGCCCGGCTCGCCCGCGAGGGCCAGACGCCGTCCGAGCTCTTCCTGACGTGTGCGGACTCGCGGATGGTCACCAGCATGATCACCAACAGCGGCCCGGGCGACCTCTTCACCGTCCGCAACGTCGGCAACCTGGTGCCGGCGCCGTTCGAGCCGGGCGCGGCCGACGACTCCGTGGCTGCGGCGGTGCAGTACGCCGTCGAGGTCCTGGAGGTGCGCTCGATCACGGTCTGCGGGCACTCGGGCTGCGGGGCGATGAAGGCCCTGCTGGACGGACTGCACGAACGCCCCGGCCCGCCGACCCCGCTGGCCCGGTGGCTTCGCAACGGCCGCGGCTCCCTGGACCGGTTGCGACGGGTCCCGGCCGAGTTCACCGCCCGGCCGGTGGTCGACCTGGTCGAGCAGCTCTGCATCACCAACGTGGTCCAGCAGCTGGACCAGCTGATGGCCAACCCCGCCGTGGAGCGGCGGGTCGCCGACGGCAGGCTGCGACTGGTCGGGATGTACTTCGACTTCGCCACCGCACAGGCCTACGTGCTCGACCGCGCGAGCGGCAGGTTCGGCCCGGTCGAGGCGCTGGGCGCGCCGGCCGGGGGCCAGGTCACCACCGGCCCCGCCCCCACGGGCACCGGCACCACCGACCCCACCGGCACCCTGGGCACCACGGGCACCCCGGGCCCGGACACCGCCGCCGCCGCATCCGCCGTGTCCACTTCGGCGGCCGGCCGCGACACGCCCGAACGAGTGAATGAATTCGAACAGGTCCCAGCCTCCGGCACGGACCCCGCCGATGCGACCAGGACCGGGGGCGGTCCGGGACTGGCCGCCTGA